One Brevibacillus choshinensis genomic window carries:
- a CDS encoding NAD(P)/FAD-dependent oxidoreductase — protein MNELTCIIIGGGHAGLHALKAIKETTKGMANGRRIRFVLFDKLPGHVRKVLLFRPAVSGEEIVVPWTHWSSEGVEFVQGNVTSVDSGEKQIRYTDAEGNDARIHYDLLVVAVGSIVRRPDPAQGGIALTDPQAAADIRERWHANLRKAVGETNLEERKRLLSVVVAGAGISGIETSAELALAMRDEASALGLNPSDTSVYLLNAQERLFPEAPEKVGQKLEQTLRECGVKVLHNRKAMREAAGVVTLGNGESLAVGLCIWTIGLIPNPALRSMSLPLTPEGQVLVDECYRVKGAPGVYSIGDCARIVDPRTGKADQMRCGEGVLQADRLGKIVIADLEGSPAPAHKSVPLDFFCIGLGENRALVWGRKWGLSMMITGKPAWKFRNLAWDAGSMLR, from the coding sequence ATGAACGAATTGACATGCATCATCATCGGAGGCGGCCATGCAGGGCTTCATGCGCTCAAAGCCATTAAGGAAACGACAAAGGGTATGGCAAACGGAAGGCGGATTCGATTTGTTCTGTTCGACAAGCTGCCCGGTCATGTGCGCAAAGTGCTGTTGTTCCGGCCTGCCGTTAGCGGGGAAGAGATCGTGGTTCCTTGGACGCATTGGTCTTCAGAAGGAGTCGAATTCGTGCAAGGTAATGTTACTTCCGTAGATAGCGGTGAAAAACAGATTCGATATACGGATGCAGAAGGAAATGATGCCCGAATCCATTATGATCTGTTGGTCGTGGCGGTCGGTAGCATCGTACGGCGACCGGATCCCGCTCAGGGCGGCATCGCCTTGACCGACCCGCAAGCTGCGGCGGACATCCGGGAGCGCTGGCACGCCAACCTGCGGAAGGCTGTCGGGGAGACAAATCTTGAAGAACGCAAACGCTTGCTCTCGGTCGTTGTTGCGGGAGCGGGCATCAGCGGCATCGAGACCTCCGCCGAACTGGCCCTCGCGATGCGGGATGAAGCGTCTGCGCTGGGTCTGAATCCATCCGATACCTCCGTCTATTTGCTGAATGCGCAGGAGCGGCTGTTCCCGGAAGCGCCGGAGAAAGTTGGACAGAAGTTAGAGCAGACACTTCGCGAATGCGGAGTGAAAGTGCTTCACAATCGCAAAGCGATGCGGGAGGCGGCAGGTGTGGTGACGCTCGGCAATGGCGAAAGTCTGGCGGTTGGCCTCTGTATCTGGACAATTGGTCTGATCCCGAATCCTGCCCTTCGCAGCATGAGCTTGCCGCTTACTCCAGAAGGTCAAGTGCTGGTGGATGAATGCTATCGCGTCAAAGGGGCGCCGGGCGTATACAGCATCGGGGACTGTGCGAGAATCGTCGATCCGAGAACCGGCAAGGCGGATCAGATGAGGTGCGGCGAAGGAGTGCTACAGGCGGATCGACTGGGGAAAATCGTGATTGCCGATCTGGAGGGCAGTCCCGCGCCGGCTCACAAATCGGTACCGTTGGATTTCTTCTGCATCGGCCTGGGGGAAAATCGCGCATTGGTGTGGGGACGCAAATGGGGACTTTCGATGATGATAACAGGAAAGCCCGCCTGGAAATTCAGGAATCTGGCATGGGATGCAGGGAGCATGCTTCGATAG